From the Colletotrichum lupini chromosome 1, complete sequence genome, the window CTCAGATTTCAGGGGTTCCTCAATGGACGTCGCTTCTCGTGTCAGTCGACTCGGTTGAAATGAAGTTCAATTGGTGGTAACGATAGTGGGACGGGCATACTGCATGACGACAATGGTGGCACGTTGGGCAGGACATATGCGGATGGCGCGCCATCTCGCATTTAACATGAAGGAACAAACAGATCTGCCGAGCAGGGGTTGAGAGCTGAGAGTATAGAGACCGAGGTGTATGCTCGGACTTTTTCTTTCACAACACGTTGACAGCACGTTGAGAGCATATGGTTTGGCCGCGAATGACAAGCGTGAACAAACATAGGACCCATCTGGTGTTACCGAAGCTGGATGGCGCAGTGGCGAGGCAGGACTTTTGTAAACTCGAGAAGCTATCTACCTGAGATGAACAGATGCTGTTTCGACCCGATCACATTTGCTTGAGCCGACTTCCGATAGCATGTGCGTGGTCTGAGACTCTTTGCGTTTGTTCAATAAGCTAGCCGACTCCCGAGTAACGTCTGGTGATACTGGTACCTGAATGGCATACCTGGCAAATGCTGCAGGTATCCGCCTAGTGTAATCAAAGCAGTCTGAATGAGACGGAATATCGAAACGCTAGCTGAACTTGATGAATTCCCATTGTTTCAATCAGATACTTAAACCATATTGCTCCCAATTCCCATGCCCGACCATAAGCAAGATGTGCTCCAAGGGGGTTTGCGGATGACCCTCACAATAACACAACCACGATGAGCTAGGCTTTAGTTTATGGAAAGTATTCAAGTCCGAAGATTACTGAGCTATAATCAGCTTCTGTCTTGAAGTAATGTGACATTCGTAAATATGGGTCGATAGGAAGTTGCCAAGGCCGTTTGTATCAATATGTAAGGGAATGTAAGCCGCAGATGAGATATAAATGAAATCTACACCAACGAACCGAATAGCTTACCTATGGGCAGCGAGAGTGGATGAAATCGGGGACTCGTTGCGGGTCTCGGCTATGAGCCATGAGCCATGAGCTTCTTAGGTGATTCCGTCGTCGTTTGTGAGATTTCAAAGCCAATGCAAGTATCAATGATATGGGCGGGAACTTCGCAAATGCCTTACGAGTCAGTGGCAAACTGCAACTTCCTCAACGGGAGGCCAGGATATCAAAGGAAGGTACGCTGTTTCCGTGTGGATCTAATCCTTCCAAGATGGACGTGGCATCCCGAGCAAACGATCCAAGGCAAGCGGTACTTGCCCTTCCCGTCATCAACGATGGCAACCACTTCATGTACCTCCTTCCAGCTTCTAGCAGTCACGGCCATACACACGCTTTCCTAATGTTACAATTCGTCCAAAGGGAAGTAACGCAGACGGGACCAGCCGAGATGGGAAGCACATTCGTGTTTGCTGCGCCTTCCTGCCGTCACCGTCCACCCCGAACACACGTCCGAGGATTGTCCCCCTTTTCAAAAACCCTTCATCTTCCTCACCGTGGGCAGCTTTCCTCAGCCTTTCTCTCCGACATTTGACCAGCGTCCTCGTTCATCTTCAAAAAGAGACTCAAGCTGTAGCTCAACGGTCTCGTCCCTTCTCTTGTTCCATCCATCATTCCTTTCAACCACCCTCATTTTCCCATTCTCTCCGTAATCCAAGACGCCATGAAGGTCGCCAATGTCCTCTCCTCTCTGTTGGGAGTTGGTCTCCTGTCCGCCGACGCCGTCTTGGCCAAGGACAGACGCCGTGTCGGTGTCGAGATCAAGAGCCCTCTCAAAGGCGTCAACTTCCAGCGCATCAAGGCCTTTCGTGAGGCTGCCCCTGATGAGGTCTCTGGCCGCACCCAGAAACTGAAGCCATTCCATGGCAGAATCACCGGCCACAACGCCGCCACTGCCTTGGGCGCTGCCCAGCCTCGAGATCTCTCTTCCAGCTACCAGAACATCACAGCCTTGTCTCCTTGGGGTACTCAATATGCTGTCGAGGTTACCTGGGACGGCAAGCTCATCAACATGATCTTCGACACCGGCAGCAGCGACACCTGGGCCACCAGTTCCAATCTGACGTGTACCAACCTGTCAGGCACTGCTGTCTATTCCCCTGAATCTTGCGGCTTTGGACCGGACAAGATTAACGACTTCAAATATGGCCCCGTCGAGGATGTCCACTTCGCCTTGAGCTACGGTTCTGGCGAGCGAGTGTCCGGGCCCATGGGTTACAGTGACATCGAAGTAGCCGGCATCGTCGTCAAACAACAGCAGGTCGGCCTGGCCAACAAGACGTACTGGATGGGCAACAACTACACCAACGGTGTTCTCGGTCTTGCCTATCCCTCGATCACTAGTGCTTTCACTGGCGACATGAATGAGGATCGCCCTGCTTTCCAGGTTCCATACTCGCCCTTCTTTACCAGCATGGTTCAGCAAGGGCTCTCTTCAGACGCCTTCAGCGTTTCTCTCGTCCGCAATTCGTCTGGCGTAATTGGATGGGGTGGCCGCACTGGTCTGCCAATCACTGGCCCCACGGCCTACACCGATCTCATCATTGTGAGTTTTGACCAAAACAGGATGACATCTCAGTATGACTTACAATCTTGCAGACCAGCATCAACTCACAGCGTCCCGACGGTAGCTGGCAATACTCGTACTACACCATCCTCGTCGATGGCTTGCGTTGGGGATCCACGAGCGACACCAAGAAGTACCTGTACATTGTCGACACTGGCACGACGCTTATGTACGTGCCTCCGCCCACAGCCGAGGCTATTGCCAGATCTTTCTCCCCCAGTGCCATCTAC encodes:
- a CDS encoding eukaryotic aspartyl protease, which codes for MKVANVLSSLLGVGLLSADAVLAKDRRRVGVEIKSPLKGVNFQRIKAFREAAPDEVSGRTQKLKPFHGRITGHNAATALGAAQPRDLSSSYQNITALSPWGTQYAVEVTWDGKLINMIFDTGSSDTWATSSNLTCTNLSGTAVYSPESCGFGPDKINDFKYGPVEDVHFALSYGSGERVSGPMGYSDIEVAGIVVKQQQVGLANKTYWMGNNYTNGVLGLAYPSITSAFTGDMNEDRPAFQVPYSPFFTSMVQQGLSSDAFSVSLVRNSSGVIGWGGRTGLPITGPTAYTDLIITSINSQRPDGSWQYSYYTILVDGLRWGSTSDTKKYLYIVDTGTTLMYVPPPTAEAIARSFSPSAIYLFQYGGYFAPCDAIAPKIAVIIEGASFFINPVDLIYRGLVDPLTGYCQIGITTGGKGPYILGSVFLHNVEAYFDVGAGQVRFYGRETYGATPQLPEKLFNKIGDEFAGQVRDSSSSSAGGVSTVDETETSARVGTYRSGEEGLSSSRVLIDKAPQPLGNTYSHLTDFLPSDTDLAAAAASEASSLLLFPSADFFSALFLYLLHHLFFAVTVVSSQPPSFAVCGGYSAVAVPIFWNPSDIPRGRQQFWEKDWNSVLPT